The proteins below come from a single Psychrobacter sp. PL19 genomic window:
- a CDS encoding methyltransferase domain-containing protein: MLSHRSNEKEILDLGPGNYTAEEFTHCQKMLFRINQILGTFHGTVNVLKKSGKKAHVMDVGCGAGLFILNLSRHFPKMTFHGIDISSEAIDMANHEKSVFTSDTSNVKFEKMAEPELTFDENSVDIILATMVCHHMSNEEIIAFFKQALRTTKDKVIINDLHRNPIAYWFYYLFSPILFRNRLITYDGLISIKRGFIRQELITLLEQAGMKHYQVKWCFPFRWRIIIWKK, translated from the coding sequence ATGCTATCACATCGCTCAAATGAAAAAGAAATTCTCGATTTAGGTCCGGGCAACTACACCGCGGAAGAATTTACTCATTGTCAAAAAATGCTATTTCGTATCAACCAAATTCTTGGAACCTTTCACGGGACAGTGAATGTTTTAAAGAAAAGTGGGAAAAAAGCGCATGTGATGGACGTTGGTTGTGGCGCAGGCTTATTTATTCTTAATCTCAGTCGTCATTTTCCAAAGATGACATTCCATGGCATTGATATCTCATCTGAAGCAATTGATATGGCTAATCATGAGAAGTCCGTATTTACATCGGATACCTCAAATGTGAAATTTGAGAAAATGGCTGAACCTGAATTAACATTTGATGAAAATAGTGTTGATATCATTTTGGCAACAATGGTTTGCCACCATATGAGCAACGAAGAAATTATTGCTTTTTTCAAACAAGCATTACGCACCACAAAAGACAAAGTCATCATCAATGATTTGCACCGCAACCCCATTGCCTATTGGTTTTACTACCTTTTCAGCCCAATCTTATTTCGCAATAGGCTCATCACCTATGATGGTCTTATCTCCATCAAACGCGGCTTTATCCGTCAAGAATTAATTACCCTGTTAGAACAAGCAGGAATGAAACACTACCAAGTTAAATGGTGTTTCCCATTTCGTTGGAGGATTATCATTTGGAAGAAGTAG
- a CDS encoding type III polyketide synthase, with translation MKSSITAIGTAVPQHKFTQSEAAVLIAERLQLIPAKKRLLRFIYNATGIESRHSVLSDMGHLSNSRSDISLPDLTTAGRMVLYKEHALPLAVSAIKQCMEQSDATFADITHVITVSCTGMYAPGLDIEIVQQLKLRTDAKRTAINFMGCYGAFNALKVADDACRANKDAVVLVVSVELCSLHFQNDDDLDHLVSNAIFADGAAAALIQPMAENRKSLSIEAFNCDLLPQTSEDMAWHIRDSGFDIVLKSYVPEVIESGIAEFMEKLLRQEAITDVNHYAIHPGGMKILQACETALNITKDENKHAYHVMRKYGNMSSATILFVLKELMANLTVKNHQETIFSCAFGPGLTLESMLLKINQPN, from the coding sequence ATGAAAAGCAGTATTACCGCCATTGGAACCGCAGTCCCGCAGCATAAATTCACGCAAAGCGAAGCCGCAGTGCTCATTGCAGAACGGTTGCAATTGATTCCCGCAAAAAAAAGACTACTTAGATTTATTTATAATGCGACGGGTATTGAATCGCGGCATAGTGTGCTCAGCGATATGGGGCATCTCTCAAATTCCAGAAGTGACATATCATTACCTGATTTAACCACAGCAGGCCGGATGGTACTTTATAAAGAGCATGCGCTGCCGTTAGCCGTTTCTGCTATCAAGCAATGTATGGAGCAGTCCGATGCCACATTTGCCGATATCACACATGTTATTACAGTCAGTTGTACAGGCATGTATGCGCCCGGCTTAGATATTGAAATTGTGCAGCAATTAAAGTTGCGCACCGATGCCAAACGCACGGCAATCAATTTTATGGGATGTTACGGTGCCTTTAACGCGTTGAAGGTGGCAGATGATGCCTGTCGCGCGAATAAAGACGCTGTTGTTTTAGTTGTGAGTGTTGAACTTTGCAGTCTGCATTTTCAAAATGATGATGATTTGGATCATCTAGTTTCAAATGCGATTTTTGCAGACGGTGCAGCAGCGGCACTGATTCAGCCTATGGCTGAGAACCGGAAGAGCCTATCGATCGAGGCCTTTAATTGTGATTTATTACCACAGACCAGCGAAGATATGGCATGGCATATAAGAGATTCAGGGTTTGATATTGTTTTAAAATCCTATGTTCCAGAAGTGATTGAGTCAGGGATTGCGGAGTTTATGGAGAAACTATTGAGACAGGAAGCGATCACCGATGTCAATCACTATGCAATTCATCCAGGCGGTATGAAAATACTGCAAGCCTGTGAAACAGCGTTGAACATTACAAAAGACGAAAACAAGCATGCTTATCATGTGATGCGTAAGTATGGAAATATGTCATCAGCCACCATCTTGTTTGTTTTGAAAGAATTGATGGCTAATTTGACAGTTAAGAATCATCAAGAAACTATTTTTAGTTGCGCTTTTGGACCTGGATTAACCTTAGAATCAATGTTACTTAAGATAAACCAGCCGAATTAA
- a CDS encoding IS5 family transposase has product MPRTMLKDEHWTRLRPILLELNIYDKGNLRNTVEGVLYRMRVGCPWRDLPAYFGKPNTVYKAHQHSSGGNEVAQAISKSVAGRATKIHLAVDAHGNPITFILSDGTTHDVKVAPDLIDKIDLIDKIDLSDTDILCADKGYDSETLREYIKQAGSFNNIPRKRNTKSTNNHMDWHLYKTRHLVENAFAHLKRFRAVSTRYDKLKQSYENTVALACAYIWLKL; this is encoded by the coding sequence ATGCCTCGCACAATGCTCAAAGATGAACATTGGACAAGACTAAGACCTATATTACTAGAACTTAATATCTATGACAAAGGAAATCTTAGGAATACGGTTGAAGGTGTGCTGTATCGTATGCGTGTTGGCTGTCCTTGGCGTGATTTGCCCGCTTACTTTGGTAAGCCTAATACGGTCTACAAAGCGCATCAGCACAGTAGTGGTGGTAATGAAGTCGCCCAAGCCATTAGTAAAAGTGTGGCAGGTCGTGCTACTAAGATTCACTTAGCGGTGGATGCTCATGGTAATCCCATTACCTTTATTCTATCAGATGGCACGACTCATGACGTTAAGGTAGCACCAGACTTAATTGATAAGATAGATTTAATTGATAAGATAGATTTAAGCGATACAGACATTCTATGCGCCGATAAAGGCTATGATTCTGAAACGCTACGAGAATACATTAAGCAAGCAGGGAGCTTCAATAACATCCCTCGAAAACGAAACACTAAGTCCACTAATAACCATATGGACTGGCACTTATACAAAACCAGACACTTAGTGGAAAATGCATTTGCACACTTAAAACGGTTCAGAGCAGTATCCACCAGATACGATAAACTTAAGCAAAGTTATGAGAATACGGTGGCGCTAGCTTGCGCTTATATCTGGTTGAAATTATGA
- a CDS encoding NAD(P)/FAD-dependent oxidoreductase, translating to MEEVVIIGGGVAGLSCLNALLDQGIAALLIEGSTIGTPKMCGEFLAPIATQQLQFWDIDPFIPIPHATFYAGSKQLDIHFTKPSAGISRSDVELKLAARARRLGGRIRENTYLEYTTPATERTPFYFKLSTGEIIEAKSAFFATGKLGNNTDNKKIALPYFGFKLHFSHTENDHSLKMFSLDKAYLGIVPISETISNCSCLAKREAVDAATSPNEYFQHLTQSHPVLKKLFTPLDLSAIDIMLGRAPAFTQKNPPNWPNSYWIGDAIASLYPAIGSGFAHSVDSAIQAVQFYLKQQPKLYRINYSKSIKTKVLLGNVLNAALLQPKVGQSALPLLKQSPKLVNLVLKKLDYV from the coding sequence TTGGAAGAAGTAGTCATTATCGGTGGTGGCGTTGCGGGACTATCGTGCCTAAATGCATTGCTGGATCAAGGTATAGCAGCGCTTTTAATCGAAGGCTCAACCATCGGCACACCTAAAATGTGTGGCGAATTCTTAGCACCGATTGCGACGCAGCAACTACAGTTTTGGGATATTGATCCTTTTATCCCCATTCCTCATGCCACATTTTATGCTGGAAGCAAACAATTAGATATTCACTTCACTAAGCCCTCTGCTGGCATATCAAGAAGTGACGTTGAGCTAAAATTAGCTGCACGAGCACGCAGACTGGGTGGACGCATACGTGAAAACACCTATCTAGAGTACACAACACCTGCCACTGAGAGAACGCCATTTTACTTCAAATTATCCACGGGTGAAATCATTGAGGCTAAAAGTGCTTTTTTTGCAACGGGTAAACTTGGCAACAACACAGACAATAAAAAAATCGCTCTGCCTTATTTTGGTTTCAAATTGCATTTTTCCCATACCGAAAATGATCATAGTCTTAAGATGTTCAGTCTGGATAAAGCTTATTTAGGAATTGTTCCAATCAGCGAGACAATAAGTAACTGTTCCTGTTTGGCAAAACGAGAAGCGGTTGATGCTGCAACTTCGCCGAATGAATACTTTCAGCATCTGACACAATCTCATCCTGTGCTTAAAAAGCTATTCACCCCACTTGATCTTAGTGCTATCGACATTATGTTAGGTCGCGCGCCTGCATTTACTCAAAAAAATCCGCCTAACTGGCCTAACAGCTACTGGATAGGGGATGCAATAGCGTCGCTTTACCCTGCGATTGGCTCTGGATTTGCGCATAGTGTTGATAGTGCTATTCAAGCGGTACAGTTTTACTTAAAACAACAACCTAAGCTCTATCGTATCAACTATTCGAAATCGATTAAAACAAAAGTACTATTAGGGAACGTACTTAACGCCGCATTACTGCAACCAAAGGTGGGTCAATCGGCTCTTCCTCTACTGAAACAATCGCCTAAGCTAGTAAACCTTGTACTCAAAAAGCTTGATTATGTTTAA